A single genomic interval of Salmo trutta chromosome 13, fSalTru1.1, whole genome shotgun sequence harbors:
- the LOC115206882 gene encoding histidine-rich glycoprotein-like, producing MYHHHISFLFMYHDHISCLFMYHDHISFLFMYHHDHISFLFMYHHISSLFMYHDHILFHFMYHHHISFLFMYHHDQISFLFMYHHHISFLFMYHHHHISFLFMYHHDHISFLFMYHHDHISFLFMYHHDHISFLFMYHDHISFLFMYHDHISFLFMYHDHKSFLFMYHHIVSLHFLFMYHDHISFLFMYHHISSLFMYHHHIPFLFMYHHISFLFMYHHIPFLFMYHHIPFLFMYHHIS from the exons ATGTACCACCACCACATATCGTTCCTCTTCATGTACCACGACCACATATCGTGCCTCTTCATGTACCACGACCACATATCGTTCCTCTTCATGTACCACCACGACCACATATCGTTCCTCTTCATGTACCACCACATATCGTCCCTCTTCATGTACCACGACCACATATTGTTCCACTTCATGTACCACCACCACATATCGTTCCTCTTCATGTACCACCACGACCAAATATCGTTCCTCTTCATGTACCACCACCACATATCGTTCCTCTtcatgtaccaccaccaccatatatCTTTCCTCTTCATGTACCACCACGACCACATATCTTTCCTCTTCATGTACCACCACGACCACATATCTTTCCTCTTCATGTACCACCACGACCACATATCGTTCCTCTTCATGTACCACGACCACATATCGTTCCTCTTCATGTACCACGACCACATATCGTTCCTCTTCATGTACCACGACCACAAATCGTTCCTCTTCATGTACCACCACATAGTTTCTCTTCAT TTTCTCTTCATGTACCACGACCACATATCTTTCCTCTTCATGTACCACCACATATCGTCCCTCTTCATGTACCACCACCACATCCCGTTCCTCTTCATGTACCACCACATATCGTTTCTCTTCATGTACCACCACATCCCGTTCCTCTTCATGTACCACCACATCCCGTTCCTCTTCATGTACCACCACATATCATAG
- the LOC115206881 gene encoding histidine-rich glycoprotein-like, which yields MHHDHISFLFMYHHHISILFMYHHDHISFLFMYHDHIPFLFMYHHHISILFMYHHISILFMYHHISFLFMYHHHISFLFMYHHISFLFMYHHHISFLFMYHHISCLFMYHHISFLFMYHHHILFLFMYHHISFLFMYHHHISFLFMYHHHILFLFMYHHHISFLFMYHHHILFLFMYHHISFLFMYHHHISFLFMYHHIPFLFMYHHHISFLFMYHHHILFLFMYHHIPFLFMYHHHISFLFMYHHISFLFMYHHHISFLFMYHHHISCLFMYHDHISSLFMYHHDHISFLFM from the coding sequence ATGCACCACGACCACATATCGTTCCTCTTCATGTACCACCACCACATATCGATCCTCTTCATGTACCACCACGACCACATATCGTTCCTCTTCATGTACCACGACCACATACCGTTCCTCTTCATGTACCACCACCACATATCGATCCTCTTCATGTACCACCACATATCGATCCTCTTCATGTACCACCACATATCGTTCCTCTTCATGTACCACCACCACATATCGTTCCTCTTCATGTACCACCACATATCGTTCCTCTTCATGTACCACCACCACATATCGTTCCTCTTCATGTACCACCACATATCGTGCCTCTTCATGTACCACCACATATCGTTCCTCTTCATGTACCACCACCACATATTGTTCCTCTTCATGTACCACCACATATCGTTCCTCTTCATGTACCACCACCACATATCGTTCCTCTTCATGTACCACCACCACATATTGTTCCTCTTCATGTACCACCACCATATATCTTTCCTCTTCATGTACCACCACCACATATTGTTCCTCTTCATGTACCACCACATATCGTTCCTCTTCATGTACCACCACCACATATCGTTCCTCTTCATGTACCACCACATACCGTTCCTCTTCATGTACCACCACCATATATCTTTCCTCTTCATGTACCACCACCACATATTGTTCCTCTTCATGTACCACCACATACCGTTCCTCTTCATGTACCACCACCACATATCGTTCCTCTTCATGTACCACCACATATCGTTCCTCTTCATGTACCACCACCATATATCTTTCCTCTTCATGTACCACCACCACATATCGTGCCTCTTCATGTACCACGACCACATATCGTCCCTCTTCATGTACCACCACGACCACATATCGTTCCTCTTCATGTAG